The genomic window TCGCGCATCTCGCACGAGGTCGTGCTCAGGAGCGACGGTTGCGGCTTTGGTGACAGGCACGAACGCTTAGGCCAGGCGGCTGAGCCGCAGCGCTCTGTCCGGGCTATCCTAATCAGCGATGACGAAAGATGGCGGCAAGAAAGACAACCAGGGCCAGGACAAGAAGGCGCAGCAGTACGGCGTCACCCCCCAGAGCGTAGATTTCAACGACTGGTACAACGAAGTGGTCAAAAAGGCCGACCTCGCCGACAACTCGCCGGTGGCGGGCGCGATGGTCGTGCGGCCCTACGGCTCGGCGCTGTGGGAAAACATTCAGCGCTGGCTCGACGACCGCTTCAAGGCGAGCGGGCACGAATCGCTGATCTTCCCGACCCTCATTCCCATGAACTTCATCATGAAGGAGGCCGACCACGTCGAGGGCTTCGCGCCCGAGCTGTTCACGGTGAACAAGATCGGCACCGAGGAACTGGCCGAGCCCTACGTGATGCGCCCGACCTCCGAGACGATCATCGGGCACATGTGGAGCGGCTGGCTCAACTCCTACCGCGACCTGCCCTTCCTGCACTACCAGTGGGGCAGCGTGTTTCGCGCCGAGCTGCGGACCAAGGCGTTTCTCCGCACCTCCGAGTTTTTCTGGCACGAGGGCCACACCGCCCACGCCGACGAGGCCGAGGCCCGCGCCGAAGTGCGCCAGCAACTCGACCTGTACCACGAGTTCTGCCGCGACGTGCTGGCCCTGCCGGTGGTGCGCGGCGAAAAAACCGCCTCCGAGCGCTTTGCCGGGGCGGTCGCCACCTACTCCATCGAGGGCATGATGCGCGACGGCAAGGCGCTGCAATCGGGCACCTCGCACTACCTCGGCCAGAACTTCAGCCGGGCCTTCGATGTGAAGTACCAGACCCGCGAACAGAAAGAGGAATTCGCGCACACGACCTCCTGGGCCATCTC from Deinococcus radiodurans R1 = ATCC 13939 = DSM 20539 includes these protein-coding regions:
- the proS gene encoding proline--tRNA ligase codes for the protein MTKDGGKKDNQGQDKKAQQYGVTPQSVDFNDWYNEVVKKADLADNSPVAGAMVVRPYGSALWENIQRWLDDRFKASGHESLIFPTLIPMNFIMKEADHVEGFAPELFTVNKIGTEELAEPYVMRPTSETIIGHMWSGWLNSYRDLPFLHYQWGSVFRAELRTKAFLRTSEFFWHEGHTAHADEAEARAEVRQQLDLYHEFCRDVLALPVVRGEKTASERFAGAVATYSIEGMMRDGKALQSGTSHYLGQNFSRAFDVKYQTREQKEEFAHTTSWAISSRIIGAIIMTHGDDSGLMMPPRIAPIQVVVIPVGRKDNFDQMVQEGEKLAAELRAQGLRVKVDGRDGVTNGFKYNDWELKGVPVRIELGPRDLESGVLVVKNRHSEDKETLPRAEAVSGMSARLDTIHDFLMKRATDFLLANTAEVDSYDAFQREIEAGHWVRAYHCGEPACEKSIKEDTKATARNVPFDDAEFFAERGEGQCVKCGQPSAYGKRVLFGRQY